One part of the Dysidea avara chromosome 10, odDysAvar1.4, whole genome shotgun sequence genome encodes these proteins:
- the LOC136237308 gene encoding uncharacterized protein has translation MRQLHQKRLYTVKAGITNTISDGNEIYTEMMLPQLHRDNTIVMGSNPSYGSYTGQGSIQPREDDVPMESNPSYGVIRREDNSNMGCDVTIEPNPSYGVATRMGTNTRTTSDSDVTITPNPAYCVFVKVKK, from the exons ATGAGACAGTTACACCAGAAGAGATTGTATACTGTTAAGGCTGGAATTACTAATACCATATCTGATG GAAATGAAATATACACTGAAATGATGTTACCGCAATTACATCGTGATAATACTATCGTGATGGGCTCTAATCCATCTTATGGGTCATACACAGGACAAGGTTCTATACAACCAAGAGAAGATGATGTCCCTATGGAATCTAACCCATCATATGGAGTAATCAGAAGAGAGGATAATAGCAACATGGGTTGTGATGTAACTATTGAGCCTAACCCATCATATGGAGTTGCCACAAGGATGGGAACTAACACTAGAACTACTTCAGACTCTGATGTTACCATTACTCCTAATCCAGCTTATtgtgtttttgtaaaagtgaaAAAGTAA